GCGGGCTGAACCCCCCAGTGCCCCGTGGCCCCCCAGCCCGCGAGggccccagcctccagcctcaccATCTCAAGGAGCCGACGCAGCAGGAAACGCTTTCGGATGCGGGCGGAGCGGGGGAAGTTGAGCTCGTAACACAGGGTGGGGGCAAAGAGGAAGTAGTACAAATCTGCAACGGGAGGGTGGGGCTAGCAGGCCGAGGCCCCGGCCCCCAGCagcgcccctcccccaggccctggcagggtTCTCACCTCGGTAAGTCAGGTTGTCAGGGTAGCTCACGGTGCACTGGGCGGCTCCCCCGTTGGCCTTCTTACCCGCAGCAGCTACGAGCAAGTGGCAGGGTGGGGTGAGGCTGCGATGCTGCCCGGGTCCAGCCCCACAGCAGGTGGCAGCCCTGGgtggccccagccccaggcagcccctCACCAGCCTTGGCCTTGGCCCTAGCCCTGCGCTGCTGTCGGCACCACAGGTTGACGTCCCGATAGGAGAACAGCTTGAGGAAGAGGATGGTGTACGCCATCAGAGCCAGCACGGAGCCCACTGCAGGAGAGGCAAGCTCAGGCCATGCACCTCCCACACTGGCCACAGGAGAGCCACAGCCACAGGGGCAGCCCCTGTGGCTCGCCTAGGTCTCTCCTACGGGCCCCAGAGACAGGTTGGGATGGGGCTGAGATGGGTGGCCCACCTGGAGTGATGGACTCAAGCAGTAAGGCCACAGCCGCCGGGAAGCAGAGAATAGTGGCCAAGTTGACCACGTGCAGCAGCAGCCCTGCTGGCTCCGTCAGGGCACCCTGAGGTGGCGGGGGGGGGAAGCACAGCGCTCAGCCGGGGGCCCTCACTCCCCGGCCAGAGGGTCTCCCTAGGGCATGGCTGCCAGGCCTGTGGTGCAGCCCCTCCCGGGAAAGCCACACACAGCCCCAAAGCCTGGATGAGACACAGTGGGCCGGGCTGCTGGTCTGCCCTAAGTCTGGCTGGAGAGGAGCAGACCTCCGGGCAGGGCGAGGGTGGGCGTGAGGGTGCTGCTCACCACAGCCAGGCGCTTCTCCACCTGGAACGCAGCCACGGCAAAGACGTTGGCCACTGAGGACAGAAGCGCCACAGGGCAGGTTCAGGCTCGGGTCAGCCCCGTCCCCACCCGAGGCCTCCTGGGCACTCAGCTCACCAATGACCAGGCACAGGGCGGGCCAGCTGTAGGGGTCCTTCAGAAACAGAGACACCACCTGGATGGGATCCACCAGGATGCCGTACCTGCGGATGGGCAGGTGGGGGATGAGGGTCTGAGCGGGGGAGAAGGGCGGGGCCTGAGCTGGCAGTGggtggggcagggccagggcccactCACTTGATGAGGTTCTCTAAAAATAACCGCGCATTGCTCAAGACctgcaagagagagagagggacacgACTCCGTCACCTCTGGCCCCGGAACAGCCACCCCAGCTCCTCCCGGCACCCCTGGGTCCCAGCAGCAGCCTCCACCCTgcaggcccagccctgcctgacCTCACGCCAAGCTCCAAGACTCGCCAGCCACCCCGCAGACGCCAGCGCAGGGGCGGGAAGCCCCTCGGCACTGCCCCCGGCACGCCAACAGGAGCCGCCCCGACACCAGGCATCTCCCAGATGCCTGTGTCTTCAGCAGCAGACAGAGACCCACGCCGTCCAGCAGCCCGCACCCATCCCACCGAGCTGGTGAGGGCCCCAAGGCCACAGCAACAGTCCCAAAGTCCAAGCCTGCCGGATGGAGCCACGACCCACGCCCAGGGCGCCGCCCTGCCAGTCAGGCCCCGGCTGTGTGGCAGGCGCTGCACCGGGAGTGCCCATGCCCTGTGGGCCAGAGTCCTGAGGGGCCGGGGGAAGCTGGGCCTGGAACGCCACACTGTGACTCATGCCCCTGCCCGCCTCGGCCATTCCTGCGGCAACAGCAGCTGAGGATGGAGCCCCATCACAACAAGCTCTTGCCTTAGCCGGTGGCTGGGGGCCTGGCTTTCCTCTGCAGGGACGGGGACCTGCTCCCTCACCCCACAAGGCACAGGCCCCGTGCAGGTTACGGAAGGGTCCGCAGAAAAGTGATGCTTCTCCAGGGGACACTGGTGGGGTCCCTTACCTGGCAAGGTTCACGAGGAGGTGAACAAGCTCAGAGATGCAGGGGCCAGCTGCCACACCCTCTCCCAGTCACACGCCTGAGCGGCCAGCTTACCAGGACACACGCGGTCCTACAGTGTCACCCCACCTGGCGGTGGCCTGTCCTGAGAGCTCACAGCAGGCGAGAGCTGGAGCTGCAAACAGGCAGCACCCACCTGGAGGCCCAGGCTGCAGAGGGGACGCAGCGCGGGATGCGCGTCTCCTACAGGAAGGGTGTGGCAGAGGTACCAGAAGcagggggaaggctttggggcgACACCAAAGGGCCAGGCAggcccaggggctgcaggggagcAGACAGTGCCGCCCAGGCAGCTGAGGGCCCGCCCCACACGACCCCCTCTTCACAAACCCAGCCTCGGCCGGCAACGGCCTCCAGAGACCAGGGACACGTCATCTCCTGGGTCTGGGCTGGCCAATGGCCCGCCCTCCCCTTGCCCAGCCAGCTTCTCACCCACCAGGCTGCATGGTGCCCCACAGCTCCCCAGGGAGCCTCCTGGGGCCACAGGCAGGGAAGGTGCGGGAGCCCCTTGCACACGGGCAGCCGCGGGAGCCACGCCCAAGACGGGCAGACACGTCGGGTGGAGGGTCAAGGGTGATGTGCCACGTCAGCCCTGAGTGGCGGGGGCAGAGCCCAGAGaggcccctgccccctgccccgcctGAAGGCTGTACCCTGGAGCGCTGGACTCTAGCTGCCAAGTGCCGGAGGAGCGGGGCCCCTGAAGCAGTGGCCTCGACCAGGCCGCAGAGCGAGGCAGGCGCGGGGCTCCCCACTCTCACCCTCCTGAGACTGAGGGAGGGGAGCCCGGGGCTAGAACCGTATTCTCACCACTGCTCCTCCAAGTCCAGGCCTGCCCGGGGGCTCCACGCCCATGAGGGCCATTTggaacagaagaggaaactctTCGCGGAGCCCCAAGACCACTCACACGCGCTGCCAGGAGGCCCTGCGCCCACAGCACCCCTTCCACAGCCCCAAGGCCCACCAGCCCATCTACTCCTTCCTGCCCCCACGCCAAGCCAGAGAAGCCCCTCAGGAGACCCCAGCCCCTCGGGCACAGCCCACGGCACAAAGGCTCCCACGCTAGCCCTGCAGGCGTCTCCTGGGATTCAACAGGGACAAGGGTTGAGTGTGTGCCCTCCGGGAGCCCAGTATACGGCCGCTGCAGGCACCGCCACCGCGATCCCCCTCCACTCAGCCCAGCCACAAAAGCTCTGGCCACCCGCCCCAGGGGGCAGAGCTCGTGCCCCGCCTGGCCACAGGGACACCTGCTCCAAGATGCCACCCTACTTACCAGCATCACCACACACCAATTCAGGATGCCACGGTAGTTGTTGAAGCCACTGTCAGAGCTGAACAGAGAATCCTGCAGGCGGTGGCACCTGGAAAGCAGGAGTGGGCACCCGCAGAGCCCAAGGCAGTGAGAACCTCGAGCGAGGCCCAAAGCAGGCCCATGCCTCCCAGCACTGGCAGACACCTGTGAACCTGGCCACACCCAGCCCCTCACTCTGGGCAGCGCACGCCCATCTGCCCACCAGCCTACTCCCCAACTGTCACCAGAGAGGGGCCAGGCCGTGCCAAGCTCTCAGGAACACCCAGAGGCCTGCCGCTCCACACTGCGGGTGGGCGGGGCACGCCACAGGCAGGAGCTGGCTACGGGGCGGCTGGAGTCCCCCAGGCTGGGAGCACCCCTCCCCCCGCAGCTGCCTCTGGTTGCCGCCACCCTCGCTGGCTAAGGAGTGCTGATGGCCCACAGGAAGAGTCCACCCCAGGGGTCCGGGGGCCCATCCGGCAATGCTGGACAGATGGGGGGGTGCGAATCTGCCTTTGCAGTCAGCCCAGCCCACCACCCGGTGAGCCAAGGGCCCCACTCCAACCGCCTCCTCCCTCCATCTGGCCCACACAGGTCCCAGCGGGCACCGGCACCCAGGCACTGGACGCCTGATGGCAGGGAGGTCTACAGTAGAAGCCAGCGGAGGCGCTTTCGGTGCCCCCCGCCCTTGAGCGCTCCCACCCAGCGCCGGGGCTGGGGGACACAGACGCAGACCCTCACGTCCCTGCCTGACCCTCAGGGCGAGGCAGAGGTGGAGGGGCCACAGCACGGCGGGGCAAGGCTCAGACCTCGTGCCGGTCCTTGGCGGCAGCCCCGCCTCACCCCGAGTGCCCTGCCACCAGGAGGCCTTCCACGGCATTGAGCAAGGCCTCCGGTTTTGTAAGAGAAGCCAGGgcctccctttccctcctgtgGACACAGCTCCACCTCAAGAGGCAGCTGGGGCACAGGAGAAGACAGGGCCTCCGGgggtggccctgcctctgtggcaGGCCTGGCTACGGCTGGGGTCAGCACTCAAACAGCCGCACCCAGGAGATGAGGGCCAGGGAGGACGAGACACCACTCAGCATCTTCAGCCAGGGCAGTGCTGACGGTCTGACCTCTGCCTTCCCAGACCGAGGTCTGCCCCCACCTGGCCCACCCGCCTCTCCCAGTCACAGCCCTGGCCTCCTCGCACCTGCCCTCCAGCGCCATCCTGGAGCACGCGCAGCGGGGCTGTGAGCTCCACCCCAGGCGCTCTGCCTTTCGAAGAGGCAAGCAGAGCTCCAAGGCCCAGCTCCCCAGACAGGACAGTCTCTGGGCCTCTCCACTGGCCGGGCTTGCCCAGAACCCTCCCCCAAATTCAAGCCCAGTCGCTTTTACTGGAAGCGTCCCAAAGCCACCTCATGCTACAAGCTGCCAACCGCCATCTGCATGTCCACGCCCGGCTTGACACGCCCAGGGGACTGTTTCACAACAGCGTGACCCCTGCCCGCTTTGGGCCACCGAGAAGACCACGCTGACTTTATCTGCAGCAATCTCTAAGATGAAACTGGGGGTGAGGGAGCGGTGGCATTTTCCAAACCTGACAACAAGTAACATTATAAAAGCTCTCCCAGATCGCTGCTGTCAAGCTCCTAAGGCCTTCCCCAAGCCACCCACACCCGCCCCTCAGGTCCCTCCACCGGCCTTCTGACGACCCCCAACCCAGGCAGCTCTGTGCCCCCAGAGGTCGGAGGGCCCAACCCAGGGAAGGAAGCCCACCGCCCACCAATCCCCCCAGAGGTCCAGCCTTGCCGATGCAGTCAGCTGCAGTGGACCAGAGGGCACCAGGCATGGTTGGCATGGACGCGGGGCCTGGCCGCCTTGCCCAGAGCTCTGTCACCCTCTCCCCTACTGCAGGCGCTGCCCACGCCTCTGTGCCCTCCAGCGGCCTGCCCACCTGCTCCCAAGTCCCACCCAGCCAGCAGGGCCATTCTAACTCATCACAGGTATCACCTCTTTCACCACCTCACACCAGCACTGGGAGGCGGGcacacagggaaactgaggctcactgaGGTTCAAAGTCTGCCCAGAGGCACAGCCCCAAGTGTGGACCACACACGCGGGACCACACGGTCCAGCTCCAGGGCCAGTTAGAACGAGGAGGGGGCAGGGTGCCAGCTCGCCTCCCAGCTGCCACCCCCTTGGCACTTCCTCCAGTTGGGTgggctccccgtgtcctcagtcCCTGCTagagagggagaaacagaggACACCCCAGAGACAAACCCCTGGGAGAGCCCCACGACAAGAAGGCCCCGCCTGGAGGGCCCGTGAACCAAGGGCTGGAGAG
This sequence is a window from Orcinus orca chromosome 17, mOrcOrc1.1, whole genome shotgun sequence. Protein-coding genes within it:
- the DGAT1 gene encoding diacylglycerol O-acyltransferase 1 isoform X4, whose translation is MALEGRCHRLQDSLFSSDSGFNNYRGILNWCVVMLVLSNARLFLENLIKYGILVDPIQVVSLFLKDPYSWPALCLVIVANVFAVAAFQVEKRLAVGALTEPAGLLLHVVNLATILCFPAAVALLLESITPVGSVLALMAYTILFLKLFSYRDVNLWCRQQRRARAKAKAAAAGKKANGGAAQCTVSYPDNLTYRDLYYFLFAPTLCYELNFPRSARIRKRFLLRRLLEMLFLTQLMVGLIQQWMVPTIQNSMKPFKDMDHSRIIERLLKLAVPNHLIWLIFFYWLFHSCLNAVAELMHFGDREFYRDWWNSESVTYFWQNWNIPVHKWCLRHFYKPMLRKGSSKWVARTGVFLASAFFHEYLVSVPLRMFRLWAFTGMMAQIPLAWIVGRFFRGNYGNAAVWLTIIIGQPVAVLMYVHDYYVLNHEAPTAAA